The sequence below is a genomic window from Brachyhypopomus gauderio isolate BG-103 chromosome 5, BGAUD_0.2, whole genome shotgun sequence.
TGCTACAAATTTAATTGAATTTCAAATTGAAGTCTATCTGGCTCAACCTTCAACTGCCAGGAGTAGTCACGGTACAGATCGAGAGGCATCAAGAGACAAACAATCGTTTTCAGTTCTAAAAGGTCTTGCATGCATCAATGGATATCAACACATGACAACACAAGTACAAAGTATATTTGCTCATGAATGTAGAAGACAATAATGCAGTGCACTATTCCCATTGTGTTTACATGATTGGTTAGCTTTAGTGTAAATATCTGTgcttcattttttattttattttttgtttttttccttttttcttagGGGCCTGGGGCCAGCCAAAGCCTCTGAACTCCAGGCAATCCACTGCATTATGGGATATGTAGTAGGCATTCTCCATGGCAGCTGGGCTGAGAATATCCACTTCTGGCTGTGCGGATTTGGCATTTGCGGACCTTTTCTTTGATGCCTGCTTTTTCACACTCTTTTTCCTAGGTCTGGCACTATGGGAGCGGGACTTTTTGGTCGCTGTAGgctgtatttattaaaaataaagcacAGCTTTAGCAAACATTCTTTAAATAGTAATTATTATTAGCATTAAAAGCAGAGGAACATTTTTAgacaaaaatatttatattaaattcACTTACCATACTTAAGTTTTAGCTTTTATTGCACTTCGTGAAAGCTGAAGACATTCTAAGGGAAAATATGTAGCTTATATCATTTGAGATATATACATGCTTTGCTGATGGGCTTTAAACTACATTCTTACACTTTCTGCAACAATTAAAAAACCTCCTCGACCTTTAAGAAGACTACGTTTCACGCCCACGTACTACAGTCTTAACCCATGCCGTTCTTTATGCCCTTTTCAGCCCACAACACAATCAACACCATTTCAGGGGACGAGAAGCACAAACAACCACTATAAACACACGCTGATGTACTTTAATAAAGGCTTTTTCTTTAATGCCCTACCACAGAGACGAAGAAAGAATCACTCCGGGCGCTCCTGGTACTAAAGGTTTCTGGCggactgtgtgttgtgtgtgaggttgtcgTAGAGACAGGACGAGGAACCGCATTCCGGCGTCTTCTCGCTCTGCAGACCCAACCAGGCGTGAGATGTTGCTTAGAacctcacaccccacaccaaCCCAAAGATAATCTGTCTGATCACGAGGCATCAATTTATAATGCGAATCCATTTATAATGGCTTCACTTTCGCTGGAGAGGCACGAGTGTGGATTAATATCGAAATCTGTGCTAGAGAGCTTAACCTGTCCCTGGACAAAATAACAGTAAGGGTTTAATATCTAACTGGCAGGAAGGAGCAGTCAATGTCAGCTGCCAGTCTGGCACTGGCAGCCGCCAGTAAGTCAGTGGCAGCCGCCATTTGGTAATGGCAGCCGCCGATTTATAATGGCAGCTGCCAGTCGTCAGTGTCAGCTGCCAGTTGGTTATGGCAGACACCAGTCAAACAGCAGCAGCTACCAGATCAGCAGCGACGGCAGCCAGTTATTGCCAATCAACCAGGGCAGACACTATTGGGCAGGGACAGCTGCAATTCGTTTTACATGTGAAGCTGAGGCAGTCTTTAAACAAGTCGAATTACCTTGTCGTGCAGCACACCATGCAGCACAACCGCTTACACCGGGAATTCATTTAATTATAAACAGAGATAACATGAATCTGAGGGGAATCCGTTACACTCGTTCTGCTGATCTGACAGGTCTGGAATTTGTCACAACACATGGCAACAACTCGCTAAACTGCAATGAGAAACCAAAACCACTATTCATTACAGATATTTAATAATATCCTTGATATTtgacgacagaataaaagagatAATTACCGTACAAGATGGAACACTTTAATTATCGACCAATTACACCAGAAAACAGACATAATACTGAAATTAGGGTGGAGTTGTTGTCTCTTAAAGACAAATATCTTCTACAACAGTTCCAAACGTTTGCCTGTAATTAAGTCTACATCCTTTTAAATACTCATATTTTGTACATTAAACCAGTGTTTTTTAAAAGCAGGAAACTGGTCAGTCATATCTTGACAAACACTGTAAAGTTTTGTGAAAAATTGATCGTGATTTTAAAAATGACTgctgtaaaaaacaaacaaacaaacaaaaacactgagCACTGAGGTTCTGGGTAGTTTCAGTATTTAAAGGCCTGTGACACTACAGCTGAAAACTAGCCAAGTGACCAACACTGGCACGTTCAACTTTATGTTAGTCAGCATGCACTGCCCCCTGACTTATAAATAAATGACCATAaaaatgtgctgtgtgatgagtgagaggggaatgagtgagggaggggagagaggtagaagagaaaatgaaagaaagaatcaAACAACATAAAACAGTGTTAAAAAATCAGCACCATTATTTTATAGGAGGGCGAAGCTATTCAAGCTATTCACCAAGGTCACTTTTGTGCTTTTGACTTGTGCTGTTAGCGAGGGGCTCTCACGTTATGAGGACCTATGAGAGGGAGGAAGCTCTTGACACGAGAACAACTCCATGCCATAAGTGAAACAGCAGAAGTGCCTGAAAGGACTCTTTACGGATGGGCTCACCTGGCCCTGATGCCAAACAGGCTATGAGCCACACAGGCTTAGAGTTGACCATCTTGTTTCTTCTTGGACATATCAAGTCTCTTTAACATGACAACAGGGACAAAAAGTGCTAAGCCCACAAAGGTTTTTAGTTAGCTTGTTGTATTTACATATACGTGTACGCAATTCAAAATAAGAGTTCAGCAGTTCCAGACTGAGATAAGTAATTtggtaaatataaataaatacctTCACTCTTTAAGATATATTTATAATACTTAGAGTATTTTAGTGGAgatttatacatttatatatatatatgtaggcTATATATAATAGAAAGTTTGCTATGGAGGATATGTTGTGTTTGATACTGTACACAGAGGAAGGCGTGACGGAAGACGCCTCAACAATAAAGGACAGCTACCATTCAAAAACCTTTACAatccaattgaacatttttgtaTTTACAAGCATTCATTTACATGGAGAACGCGTTTAGCACAAGTACTGCTGCGTCTGCGTGCGAACATGCatctgtctgcgtgtgtgtgggatgcTTGCCGACCCACGGCAGGTGGCGGGCCGAGTGAGCCTGGCCGCCGTGGTGTGCGGCTGGGTCACTGGGCCTGGAGCAGGCCCTCCCACTGGATGGGCTGGGagaacacctccctctccagccACATCTCGTAGCTGTAGTGGAAGTCCTCGGGCAGCTCCACACGCTGGCCCAGGACACTCTGCAGGCAGTTGTCCACCGGGGCAAACTCGCCGCTCTGGTTCCTGTCATAGCGGCGCGCGTTGAACTTCTCGATGCTCTCGCGCAGGGCACACTCCTCCGCCTGGAAGTCCCAGGGACGAGCGTCGATGTCTGATAGGCCAGAAGAGGGGGATATGGAGGCTGATGTTATAAGTGACtagtaaatattttaaatatttttttatggtgtgtgtgtgtgtgagagagagatttttaatattttttttatggtgtgtgtgtgtgtgagagagagagagagagagagaaagagctatCAATGGGATAATGAAATGACTATTCAACATGTTATCTTTCTCGTAACATGACACAGCAGTTCTCACCATTTCCATAGGCCCAGTCATCGTTTAGCCGATGTCTGACTTTCTGGTAAATGGCTGACATGGTCTTCATGTTGCTCTTCCTCCACTGCCGGCCAAGGTACTTGGTCTGAATCTTGAGGAGCTTGAGGACATAAAGCTGCATCATGGCTTGCTTGACCTTCAGCGCCCTCTTCAggattggagcagatttaaacacCACCAACATCTGGTGAGGAGTGCAAACAGCTTCAAGTAGCAGTTAAATTGGTATCATTAACCTCTTCAACATTATTATGAAGTAGCAGTGTTCTTACTGCTCAAACACAACCGGGTCACATATTTAAGCCTCCAGTTTTACCTCCTGAGTTGTTTCTAGCAGCTCCCTGTATCTGTAGTTAACTAACTGCCCACTGAGTCAAGTACACAGCTGTGGCTTCTTGTAAAATCATAGACCAGCAAGCATGCTCACTATGATCTCTGGCTGAATACTGCATGAATGTTTCTGGCAGGATTTtatgaaatgtttaaaatggagTCATTCGGTTGATGTGTGTGCTTTTCTTTTTAACTATGGGCCTCCTTACTTAATTCTAGCCACACCTCATATTATATTAGCTTATGTATGCATTTACCTGTCAGCTAATGCTAGTGAGTGGGTTGCCCAATGAACAACTGTGTCATTAcctcattttaaaatgtaaagtaGCACTGCGTGTTGTGCGTATCTGAGACATTAGTGTCCCAACGGTCTGTGTATTAGGGGCCTAGTGCCCGAGTTCTCATTCGCTCTGTACTGATTCACTAGTGAATGAATCAAGAATCAATTCTCTGTCAAGTTAAAGCAAGGAAACGCTGCACTGTCGCTCTGGCACAGGACTTTGATTTCCTCTGATCCATATGTAAATGAGTCCAGACGTGAGATTCAACAGCGTGATGTCAGAAACATGGCGGTATCTCCTCCCTCACCATGGTCCTAGAGTGCTTCCACTTGGTGAGTTTGTTGAGGATTCGCAAAAGATTAATGCAGGAGAACAGGTTCCGCCAGCAAAACTGATTGCTATCTCCGGCTtcctgttaacacacacacacacacatacacacacacacacaacatccttCAGGCGCTTTGCTTACGCCTCCTCCGGCATTCTTCTGCCTATTTAAAGTCCGTGGGGTGTGTAAATTACCAGGCTTTCAGCAGTCAGTTCAGGCATCTCATGGACCACACAGTGAGGAAAATCCAGCACACAGATGCTGTAGTGAGAACACACAGCGCAGCAAAATGACTGCACACATATAAACGTGTACATTACCCCGAGAGCTGTTGGTATAAGGAAGCTGGAGAGATAACTGCCCCCTACCTGTTTTTGGCACTAATATAAGACATGATGTTCTGGTTGAAGAACTTGAGAATGAGGGGGATGCAGTTGGCAAACACCAGATGCTGGGACACGTACTCGAACTACACAGGACAAAAGAACCAGGACAAAGGGACCAGTCATTACAGTTCTGCCCCGTCAGCATGTTCATCCACCTCTACTGCCCCGGCACCAGAACCAGCTCCTCGTCTCTCCAACGTCTGGGAAGCACTGGACTCTGATAGCCGTCTAAAATCAGCACGCCATTTACATTTCGTTTCCACCTCCCAGTACTGCATGTAATGCACAATTTTTATTTTGACAGCGAGAGTGTGTAATTCACACAAAAGGACTTCCTAACCCTAAACAGAGCTCAAAAAATACTGCACAGAAGAAATTTCTTTCATAGGTCCTGTGCGATCTCGCCATCTCTGTTCTTTCCATCAGTGAAAAGGAATGGGGAAGAAAGCCCTTACTGTTTTAATTAGAGCTTTTGTTCCTTTCTAAGATCAAGGCTTCAGTGCTGTCTTGCATCATGATTAATTGCATGCATTTGATTGCTGCATTTAAAATTTCAAAAATTCAAAACCTCTAATAATCCTCTGGGCATGACAGCACTACTACAAACAACTAACCCCCAAAACGAGGCACtcaaatatttaatatataatatatataataatatatttctTTGTCATTTTTGTGTGGGGTTTGTATGCGAGACTCTCTTAACAGACGAGTTCTTGAGAGTGAGTCTATAAGAGCTACCTGTAATTTATAGGTGTCTGTGTTCTGTACTGGTGACAAACAGAAGCTATGTAGAGGTAATGTCTGTGACATTCAGTTACTGTAGAATTATCTGTAGAAAAATGCCCTAGGACCACTGAGCTGTTTACTGACAGTATTAGAGGGGAACCATGTATCACACCAGTGCACCTAAGAATAACACAAAATCCTCTGTAGTTCTCTTTGCAGTCATGACTGATCTCTGCCAGCAGATGGTGCCAGTCTGCCAAATTCACCATAAACCACATTACCCCCATAATCACACAAAAAAGATTGTCTTGCTCATCAGACAGGATTAGACTGAACGGCACTGACAGCAGTACGTGAATCACAGCACAGAACACCCCGTTCTCTCTTTTTgttcctcttccctctctccacctctctttcACATCCCTCACTCTCTTCCCTCACTGCAAAAGCGATGCCAGCACATACTGTTTGATGTGGAAGGGATCAGATCCCAATCTGAGTGCTTTGTTGGGCCAGCACTGTAGAAGTTTCTCTGCTGTAGTCAGCATGTAACACATATTAGCTCAAAATAGGTCCTGAATCCCTGGACCCCTCACACTGGAGGGTGAGGTTTGGCTGTCACCGGAGGAGACTGATATTCTCTATACCACACACTTCTTTCTCTACTGGAGATGAATACTACCATTCACCTATTAGCAGAGCACATCATCAGTAAGCcattacaggtgtgtgtgtgtgtgtgtgtgtgtgtgtgtgtgtgtgtgtgagagagagagagagactggaatCTGAGGAAAATACACATAAAATCCAAATATTTGACACAATATGTAAAAGACTGAATCAACATACTACTGCAAAGTGGACGATAGCCATCATGCTTTGctttttatgtaaaaaaaatacagtGGTAACCAGTTAAACAGTTAAAATTTACAGCCTGGCCTTTGTGCGCCCCCGTCACAGAAATGTCCTTGCACTGAAGCAgatacgagagagagaaagagagaaagcaaaggaagacagacagaagagagagggaggaaacagAGCGAGAGTTGGAAAGAGACAGTAAGGGAGAgttagagagcgagagagagaaggagacagatatggagagatagagatagtgagtgaaagagtgagtgagagagacagaaagagaaaaagggagggagggagggagggagagagagaaggtgagagcAAGCTGTTTGTGACCTGGTAGATGTGGTTGAGTTTGAAGTGTTTGAGCAGCAGAagcagcagagcggagatggccTTGACTATAATCTCTTTATGTCTGTTCACATCAATGCCCAGCTTCATGCTCTGGAGGACGGTGatgctgttcacacacacacacacacgcacacgcacgcacgcagagACACTCGTCAGAACAGAATCACAATACCACCACTATCGTGTCCACACGCTTCACAATATTCGCACACTCACGGCATCTCCTCAGGAAGGACATCGGCCAGGATGTTGATGGAGTCGGTCTTGGCCTTAGAGGTCGGCGCCGCTGCCAGCAGGAGCTTTAGGAGGGCGATCTAAACGCACACGGCACCGGAGACACACCGCCGTTCAGTGCCCATTCAGTCCGCCGGGCTCCAGCGGAAAcgcatccaccccccccccccacccccccccccaataacaTTCCCGCCGATAAGCAATCTAGTGGCGCCTACACTTTAATCCGTCATCAGTGCGACGGGCCAAATGACAATTCAGTGGCTCATTCACTTGTGATCTGTGCACGATATGCAGTAAAATAGGGAGGAAGACTGCAGCCAAACACTCACCACGTACTGAGAAAGGCTGGGGAGCATGCCCACGTAGAGGACCTCCGCTGGGgcttcctccacctgctcctccccctaACCCAGGGACCAGCAACCCAGACAGGAAGAGCCAATCGTCAAGATATccacaaaaaaaaatcacacttcacacttcatgatttaacaacaacaaaaacacatggTGTGTTTTTGTTGATGTTAAATCATGAACACGTAATTGGTGTGACATTTTAACATGATTACATAAAACATTTGCCTTtcttaacataatgtaatataatGCAGTATATTATAACAGTATAATAACGTTTTTGGTATCAGTGAAAGGCTTCCTGTGTTTGACGTATGTTTGGGGTAAATCCACATATTTAATGCAGACTCACGCCGCCCCACTTTAAGCTTTATTCATATACAGACACTTTCCTCACCTCTGCTACAGGATACATTTCCACAAAAGTCAAGTGAAAAATCGTGAAAAATCTCTCAGTATTTGTTGTTTGACTGTTTCTTGTTGCATAATAAATGTCAGGGGGGAGCACAGCTAGAAATGGTCTGTCCACGAATCTCAATTCTCCATAATCGTTCGGAACCATCCACCTTTCATGCGATTTCATTCGCTGGCttctagccaatcagagccagatGTAAGCGTCCACTCAGAAGCAATGTTGGATTCGGGGACACTCACCATGGTCATAGGACACTGCTGCAGTTCGTCCTCCCTCTTGATCTGCACCTCGGCGATGGAGACATATTTGTGCTGAGTGGGAAAGGGTACGCGTGTGTTATCATGGCTGGTGACGAAGGCGATTTCGTCCGAGTGATCGAACGAGCTCTCTTGCTCGGCACCGAGGGCGTCCCGTGACCCAGGCAGGAGGGCTTAGACGCGGAGGTCTAAGATTTGTCACTCTGGTACTGACTAAAGCGTCAGTTACCTTTCACAATAACTGAAAGTGATGGATAAACGAAAGGTAACTTTCAGAGCTAGTGACGTGCCAAAGATACTGACGACACAAAGGTGACATCACCAGGATGGCAAAACTGTTCTCCTCGTGATCTGTTATCTTGCTGAGTTTATTTCTGGTTTGATCTGGTCCCTGAATTCAGGAAATGTAGATTAGCTGGATTAGGCATCTCTAAATAAACTAAAATACACAAGAGCACTATGGAATGAAACTAGAGAGATTTTACGATTGAGGTACTATGGAGTTCTGGCTAAAAATGAGGTAGCAAATTGGCTATCACTCACCTGTTTAAGAGTCTTCACACTTTCATGTATTGGTCGGGGCAACCCAACTAGGGTCTCGGTGTCactacaaaagaaaaaaaaaagacaaagtaTCAAATCAGCTATGAGACAGAACATCCCACTAGACTACTGCACACTACCATACTGGAGCaatttaatgaatattcatcatcatcaacatGAATGCCAAAGCCTTATGAAGCTAAGCTTGGATGAGGTCATTAGATATGACTCACTTTCCCAGGGTGAAGCCAATGAACTTATTTCTGCTGGTCTCCAGAAACTGCTCGATGTCCTTCTCTCTGTAGAccaagaaaggggggggggggggcaaatgaACCCTAAGAGCACTGAGATGCATGGAAGAACCCCACAAACATCTCACTAGTGGAGGTGAGGCCTGATCTCCAACTCCCGCTGGAAGAAGACGTCTTAGGAACCACCACACTGGCTTCTGCACAAAATCCCAAGGACCCAGGCCACTCCTTGGGGAAGCCCTTGCACAACTGTACGAAATCTCCTGTTGTTAATTGCTTAAGGTGTGTAGGAGCTGGGACAGTGAACAAGAAGTGGACCATCTGGGAGTCCCTGCGGACCGGACTGGGAAACACTGGCCTGAATCACAGTCTGTCGTCCCCCACAGCAGACAGCGCACGCCGACATACTGTATGCGGGAAGCTTATGACGGAGCAAAAAGCCAGGAAAAAAACCAGCGTGCAGGCGCCCTCCTGGACAAAGCTTGAGGTGTGTTCGCCGGCCACATCTGTGTCAGGAACATCAGTCATGCTGCAGTGAACGCCCCCCCACccttctctccatccctccctctctccctccctctctccctccgtctgttACTACACTTATCAGCACAGCACGGCACCTACATTTCAGCCGTAAACACACGGCCGTAAGCTCAGGAAGGTGATGGTAAATAATACACGAGCTCGCTGATAATCAGGAGGGTTTAATAAGACTCGcaccctctctgcctctcagcCACCCCATCCCCCTCCTCCATGCCCCGCCCACTCCCTCATGCATTATTCATGACCCAGGTGCAGCGCCCACTAAGGTTGTTCATTTGGGCCGGCCGGGCAGCGCTGGGGATTCTAAGGGGGAAAAGGCTTCCACCAGCAGAATATGAGTTAGTGTCAATGGACTGCAGATTTAATAGCTCAAGCAATTACAAACAGCCTGGCTTATTATTCATTCACAGCTTAATACAaatatgttaataataaaaaaaacatgcaaataagatgtaaataaataatgtaGAGCAATGGGGGAACCTGCACTTTCTGGTTTGCGTTTATTAGTGGGTCAGCAGGTCATGACGGAGGAACAGAAGGTGTGCTGTTGGGGACAGTTGTCCTACAGGTGTCTTAACTGTCTCACCTGACTTTGGGGGCCCAGGGAAGCCCTTTAGGGAAGGACACCCTCTCACTGGGGGGGCGCAGAGGGGGTGGCGGGGGAGGGGGCTGGATGATGACGTCACGGTCCAGCGGGTCGACCTCCCCCTCGATGCCGCTGTCCACGTCGTCGCCGTCCTCGTCCTCGTCGCGAGCGTCGTCGTTCTTGAAGGGGTCCCTCTCGTTGTACGTGTCCAGGCTGTCCTGCTTGACCAGGGGctaagacagaggaagagaccaTCTTAATCTTTACACAGCATCTTTAAATATAGCCCAATACACCATGATGCTGAGTCTCTCTGATGACCAGGCCAGTTACTTAGAACTGAGATTCATCACACTAACTTCTACAATGTGGATCAAATTCATTTAATGGAAACATGATAAATTCAAACACCCTTAACAGCTATATGATAGGATAATTGTCAGTTACATTTTCTAATAAAACGTTTGTTAAAAAAACATTAGACCACACTCAGATAGGGATAGATTGTAATGGATTTAAATAACAGTGGTATGTATTATAGTAATTGAAATACTCTTGTTATGCAACATTTGTAACATGTTatgtaacatatatatatatacatgcatggacgtagttttgatttcacaagtgggggggacacaacctggggtggcgaactgttaagcggggggggggggggggggtgctgcatgatcctagtgctagatttgtcgctatttggatattggtttttttaccgttaaaaagtgggggggacatgactttgtcactacttaaatatttggttttaactgtaaaaactgggggggaccaaaaccggcttttgaaaaagtgggggggacatgtcacTTACTTACAAATTGCAAGTAGCTAACGACTAAAGATTGTAATCACATGGCCATTAAGTCACATGTGGACAGTGTTGCTAAAGGTATAGTGACACTTAAAATCACCAACAATGACAGTTGCTAGTGTCACTAGCTTTCAAACAAGTCATACTATGTCTGGCAAGCTGATTTCATGGTTTTGATGGGTGTTCTCTCTAGCATTAGCACGACCACGAGCCAATACTGAAGAATGATGacaaaatgtattaaatgtatTTCAAATATTCTAAATAAGACACATCTATATTTTAAGTGAATATGctactgaatacatttaagtgCATTTAGTATTCAGCCATCAATACATTTTAAAGTATTCCTTCCAAATCTGATCATACAGGAAGCTGCAGAGCACAGAGAGGCTAACATCAGGGTGACGTCCCAGGACGCTGTACCACCTACGAGCACCTCCGTCATTTCCTCATTGGACGTTCGTCCCACGCGATGACTGCGAAACTCTCCTCCCGACGACGAGATCTCCTCCGGAAGCCGCTGCCTTCAGCCTTATTGCCCGTCCCACCGACTTACCGTTGCAGGAGCGAGCCGAGAACCCCGCAGTGGCACGGCACCCCCTCACAAACAACACCCCGCACGCTCGGTCGTGCGATCCGCGCGTGAGCCGATCCCATTCGACAAACGGCACAAACAAGTCAACGAGTCCCTCGCACGTCTAGTGCCGTTCAAACAGATGAATGGCGGACTCCGGAGCAAAGCGTCAGGCATGAGTTGCGTTAGTGAATCGGGTGTGTCTTTtttcgaccccccccccccccccccccccccccgggtgtgatgtatgagtgtatgtgtggaggCCCAGTGGGCGTGGTGCGGTGGCTATGGGCAGAGATGACACGAGCCTATGAGAGAAGCCATTCTGAGAGctagtgagagggagagtgtgtctaCTTGTGATCTAGGGCCTAAAACAAGGTGCAGATGGAAAGAAATGAAAGggaggaaagagaagagagagagagagagaggtacagagagacagagagagagagagaaaagtaaacaaatatttttgatCTAATGTCTGGTGCATTtactacacactacagccaTTATGACCACAGCCAGCCTTATTTCTAAGAGCTCCCAAACAAAAGTCAACGGAGCAAACTGCAGTGGAGAGGAGTGTGGCAGCCCATGGTGGAGCGAATGCACACAGAGGGGATCTAGGTAGAGACCTGCTTCCTGGCAAAGGGACTGTCTCCTTCCAAGCTATCAACAAAGGCACTCTGTAGGGACACAAggaagagagggggatgagCCATAAGGGAAAGACAGAAaccgaaagagagagagagaggcaaagaTAAAGTGAGGCACAGGGAGAAGCAacagggtctctctctctctctctctctctgttgagACGGAGAGATGAGATGTGTCTAATAGGACTACAGTCCGCTCATGTATTTTAAATAAGAGGCAGGGGTATCGGTACATTGCCAGACATCTCGCATTCTGTCACTGGTACCGCAATGTTACTGCAGTGTTTGGGTGACAAGTACATTAGTGCTGCAGTGTGGGAAAAAAAGCAGCCGTATtgcccctggtgtgtgtgtgtgtgtgtgtgtgtgtgtgtgtgtgtgtgtgtgtg
It includes:
- the smkr1 gene encoding small lysine-rich protein 1, whose product is MPTATKKSRSHSARPRKKSVKKQASKKRSANAKSAQPEVDILSPAAMENAYYISHNAVDCLEFRGFGWPQAPKKKGKKQKIK